The following proteins are co-located in the Pyrobaculum calidifontis JCM 11548 genome:
- a CDS encoding glucodextranase DOMON-like domain-containing protein, with translation MKILALLLSALVLAQTVNVVVILHNHQPWYIDLERGELVLPWVRMHAVGNYLKVPLLINQTGVSVAFTLSGSLIEQLNWYANGTYLDARFKISEKLARGEALTAEEKYSMLKVPGGFFDINWQNILYKNPRYTALLGIRNDAFNKCPPGDVTCVVSKFSDQDFVDLATLFNLMWIDPYIARQRPDIWALRNKTSFTRDDLAKVLQFHIELIKEVLPLYKRLAEQGRIELVPVPYSHPLMPLLADMGAVDDLRLHIQLSNGLFRRYLGASPLGVWPPEQAVNDEVLRLFAEEGYLWTVTDEDVLKMTMPGKSHFQLYYADYGGRRIYVFFRDKTLSDNIGFRYSSMSPQAALADFVNYLRRVPRGDCNVVVIALDGENPWENYPNFGDDFLLQFFGGLAQLEKNGTIKLWKPTDFVKACGDKAEPLPQREFQYYNLGVDISFYNSIRELPTRTVLGKIAEGSWSSGGSLAVWIGDPDENAWWMWLKKAREDVGAAKSWDVLFPLLVAEASDWPFWYGGDMGSPQTFDPVAKAALRAYYQRAGLEPPAYLYTTAYPAGIPREDKVAGQGHGSVKAQDATIYVNTTHVWVSGGRCGVVYISNPNVPRSPYVPRGAVFGLRGERLDIYADMALDTCNGTVYLADGGKFVAVGNNALLSLIGAKPGGKLYVEFNGFVYVLGIPETTTSARLVMSAEDPPGDDFGPGSYNYPKNPAFRPGVFDLLGMEVYDLGDKLRFVFRVRELGGNPWGGPAGFSLQFFHVYINRGRGTRNDTLGLRVALCRDAAWDAALLIGPGWSGGNRIVFADGSFIDDAISIRAGPNNTVVADVPKKYIGDFDPKWRLTVFLTSWDGYGPDNIRNFGVMADEWTVGGADPAAVLAGVAPRVFDLLAPAAEEQKKALSTYKVSRLPNGTYVGTPATVCTYVSPSRAETQTTTVVQTVVQYVTQQTTETVTRETTYTTTYISTTTTTLVEKVVDWGIAAIPVALMALITVAAIALALALAKRRPRQSI, from the coding sequence ATGAAGATCCTCGCCCTCCTCTTGTCGGCCCTCGTACTGGCCCAGACCGTCAACGTCGTGGTGATATTGCACAACCACCAGCCCTGGTACATAGACTTGGAGAGGGGGGAGCTCGTGCTCCCCTGGGTGAGAATGCACGCGGTTGGCAACTACCTAAAGGTGCCTCTCTTGATAAATCAGACGGGGGTGTCCGTGGCCTTCACTCTCTCCGGTAGCTTGATAGAACAGTTGAACTGGTATGCCAATGGCACATATCTCGATGCCAGGTTTAAAATCTCGGAGAAGTTGGCAAGGGGAGAGGCCTTGACGGCGGAGGAGAAGTACTCCATGTTAAAAGTGCCAGGGGGCTTCTTCGACATCAATTGGCAGAATATCCTCTACAAGAATCCGCGCTACACCGCGCTCCTGGGGATTAGAAACGACGCCTTTAACAAGTGCCCGCCCGGAGATGTTACATGTGTAGTGTCGAAATTCAGCGACCAAGACTTCGTCGACTTGGCCACGTTGTTCAACCTAATGTGGATAGACCCCTACATAGCTAGGCAGAGGCCAGACATATGGGCTCTTAGGAATAAGACAAGTTTCACGAGGGATGACTTGGCCAAGGTTCTACAATTCCACATAGAGTTAATAAAAGAGGTTTTGCCCCTCTACAAGAGGCTCGCAGAACAAGGCCGCATTGAGCTTGTCCCAGTGCCGTACTCCCACCCGCTGATGCCGCTCTTGGCGGACATGGGGGCAGTAGACGACTTGAGGCTACACATACAGCTCTCCAACGGCCTCTTCAGAAGGTACTTAGGCGCCTCGCCCCTGGGCGTCTGGCCGCCTGAACAGGCGGTAAACGACGAAGTTTTGAGACTGTTCGCAGAAGAGGGCTATCTGTGGACTGTGACCGACGAAGACGTGCTTAAGATGACTATGCCTGGCAAGAGCCACTTCCAGCTCTACTACGCCGACTACGGGGGGAGACGCATCTACGTCTTCTTTAGAGACAAGACTCTCTCTGACAACATTGGGTTTAGGTACTCATCCATGAGTCCGCAGGCGGCGCTCGCGGACTTTGTAAACTACCTAAGGCGGGTGCCGCGCGGCGACTGCAACGTAGTCGTAATAGCGCTAGATGGGGAAAACCCCTGGGAGAACTACCCCAACTTCGGCGACGACTTCTTGCTACAGTTCTTCGGCGGATTGGCCCAGCTTGAGAAAAATGGCACAATTAAGCTTTGGAAGCCCACAGACTTCGTAAAAGCGTGTGGAGATAAGGCAGAGCCGCTCCCGCAGCGGGAGTTCCAGTACTACAACCTCGGCGTAGACATATCTTTCTACAACTCGATACGGGAGTTGCCCACGCGGACCGTGTTGGGGAAAATCGCCGAGGGCTCTTGGTCCTCGGGGGGTAGCCTGGCCGTGTGGATTGGAGACCCCGACGAAAATGCGTGGTGGATGTGGCTTAAGAAGGCGCGGGAGGACGTCGGCGCGGCCAAGAGCTGGGATGTGCTATTCCCACTGCTTGTTGCTGAGGCAAGCGACTGGCCCTTCTGGTACGGCGGAGACATGGGATCTCCGCAGACGTTTGACCCAGTGGCAAAGGCGGCCTTGAGGGCGTATTACCAGAGAGCCGGCTTGGAGCCGCCGGCGTATTTATACACCACGGCCTACCCGGCGGGCATCCCCAGGGAAGACAAAGTGGCTGGGCAGGGGCATGGAAGCGTAAAGGCGCAAGACGCCACTATTTACGTTAACACAACCCACGTGTGGGTGTCCGGAGGCAGATGCGGCGTCGTTTACATCTCTAACCCCAATGTGCCAAGGTCGCCGTATGTGCCCCGTGGAGCAGTGTTCGGACTGCGCGGGGAGAGGCTGGACATATACGCAGACATGGCTCTTGACACGTGTAATGGGACTGTGTATCTCGCAGATGGGGGCAAATTCGTCGCCGTGGGCAACAACGCTCTTCTAAGCCTAATAGGCGCAAAGCCAGGCGGCAAACTGTACGTAGAGTTCAACGGCTTCGTCTACGTCTTAGGAATACCTGAGACAACCACATCAGCTAGGCTAGTAATGTCGGCAGAGGACCCGCCTGGAGACGACTTTGGCCCCGGGAGCTATAACTATCCCAAAAACCCCGCCTTTAGGCCAGGCGTGTTCGACCTACTCGGCATGGAGGTGTACGACCTCGGAGACAAGCTCAGGTTCGTTTTCAGAGTCAGAGAGCTTGGAGGCAACCCCTGGGGCGGGCCAGCCGGCTTTTCTCTCCAGTTCTTCCACGTGTACATAAATAGGGGACGCGGCACGAGAAACGACACCCTCGGCCTTAGAGTCGCGCTCTGTAGAGACGCGGCGTGGGACGCGGCCTTGCTCATAGGGCCTGGGTGGAGCGGGGGGAACCGGATAGTGTTTGCAGACGGCTCATTCATAGACGACGCCATTTCCATTAGGGCTGGGCCCAATAACACCGTGGTGGCAGATGTGCCAAAGAAGTACATAGGTGACTTTGACCCCAAGTGGAGGCTCACGGTGTTTTTAACCTCGTGGGACGGCTACGGCCCAGACAATATCAGAAACTTCGGAGTTATGGCGGACGAGTGGACTGTGGGCGGCGCAGACCCCGCGGCCGTCCTCGCCGGCGTGGCGCCGAGAGTGTTCGACCTACTAGCGCCAGCGGCCGAGGAGCAGAAAAAGGCCTTGTCCACCTACAAGGTGAGTAGACTGCCCAACGGCACCTACGTGGGGACGCCGGCGACTGTGTGTACATACGTCTCCCCCAGCAGAGCAGAGACGCAGACAACCACAGTAGTACAAACAGTGGTACAATACGTGACGCAACAGACTACGGAGACCGTAACAAGAGAAACCACGTATACCACGACGTACATATCGACTACGACTACTACGCTTGTAGAAAAAGTAGTAGACTGGGGCATAGCGGCAATTCCCGTGGCCTTAATGGCCCTAATTACTGTGGCGGCCATCGCCTTGGCGCTGGCTTTAGCCAAGAGGAGGCCGCGACAATCTATATAA
- a CDS encoding extracellular solute-binding protein, translating into MNKYLLLGIVLAVILIGLAAYFITQSPAAPSPTQSPATTAPTQATPTTTPPATTPSPTPPTTAPSPTPAPTTTATPTQTHPATPTPTTTTPPQAAQVTIRIWHALNPEEEAVFKEVAALYMQQHPNVKIVFENKAPDLQTAVLAAIAPPYSEKFDLFIWAHDWIGLMVEAGALKPVENDVQDVLNKFVVSIPQYKGHIYGLPFTAETVALICNKKMAPQPPTTFADLLNVMKSFNKPPQTYGISYVVNPYFISAWIHGTGGYYFDDKTEKQGLTDPRTIAGFQFFKTYIMPYVAPNPTDYNTQVSLFLSGQTPCMVNGPWSIGAVKKAGIDFYVVPLPPVNSTYVPRPYGGLKMFYVTIYASKEAIDFMKWFTTDPQVAKILVDKLGYVPVIKDVNIADPVVQGFYDAVKNAYLMPVSPKMQPVWGAVDLVIQNSIVSNQKTIAQAVQDAVKDLCARGVC; encoded by the coding sequence ATGAACAAGTACCTACTCCTTGGAATCGTCCTAGCAGTGATTTTAATAGGTCTGGCGGCCTACTTTATCACACAATCACCCGCCGCGCCCTCCCCAACGCAGTCCCCCGCCACTACTGCCCCAACGCAAGCTACTCCAACTACCACGCCGCCTGCCACTACACCCTCTCCCACCCCTCCAACCACCGCGCCCTCCCCAACGCCGGCCCCAACCACCACGGCCACTCCTACGCAGACTCACCCCGCCACGCCCACTCCGACAACTACCACCCCGCCGCAGGCCGCCCAAGTGACCATAAGGATATGGCACGCGCTTAACCCAGAGGAGGAGGCCGTGTTTAAAGAGGTGGCCGCCCTCTATATGCAACAACACCCCAATGTGAAAATAGTGTTTGAAAACAAGGCGCCTGATCTTCAAACCGCGGTTCTCGCTGCTATTGCGCCTCCTTACAGCGAGAAATTCGACCTCTTTATCTGGGCACATGACTGGATTGGGCTCATGGTGGAGGCCGGCGCCTTAAAGCCTGTAGAAAACGATGTGCAAGACGTGTTAAACAAGTTCGTGGTAAGTATACCTCAGTACAAGGGCCATATCTACGGCCTGCCCTTCACAGCAGAGACTGTGGCGCTTATATGCAATAAGAAGATGGCGCCTCAGCCCCCCACCACTTTTGCCGACCTCTTAAACGTCATGAAGAGCTTTAATAAGCCGCCTCAGACCTACGGCATCTCATATGTTGTAAATCCCTACTTCATATCTGCGTGGATACACGGGACCGGCGGATACTACTTCGACGACAAGACCGAGAAGCAGGGTCTCACAGACCCCAGGACGATAGCGGGCTTCCAGTTCTTTAAGACATACATTATGCCGTACGTCGCGCCGAACCCCACGGACTACAACACCCAAGTGAGTCTATTCCTCTCAGGGCAGACCCCGTGCATGGTGAACGGGCCTTGGTCCATAGGCGCAGTTAAGAAAGCCGGGATAGACTTCTACGTAGTGCCCCTGCCCCCAGTCAACAGCACCTACGTCCCAAGGCCCTACGGAGGCTTGAAGATGTTCTATGTCACCATATACGCCTCAAAGGAGGCCATAGACTTCATGAAGTGGTTTACCACAGATCCCCAAGTGGCAAAGATCCTAGTGGATAAGCTAGGCTATGTGCCAGTGATTAAAGATGTGAACATTGCAGATCCAGTGGTGCAGGGCTTCTACGACGCAGTTAAAAACGCGTATCTAATGCCCGTGTCGCCTAAGATGCAACCCGTGTGGGGCGCCGTGGATTTGGTAATACAGAACTCCATCGTGTCCAACCAAAAGACGATAGCGCAGGCTGTGCAAGATGCGGTTAAGGACCTCTGCGCAAGAGGCGTCTGTTGA
- a CDS encoding carbohydrate ABC transporter permease produces the protein MRPLWLILPGLFLFLLFNLWPIVYSVYISFTDANIRNFPTPPPWAPEELKQARPPPDYVGLKNYVSIFAGPAASGFFNAFLWTLIFVAVSVPAKVAVGTLVGLLMSSEKVLGKSIMRAFLVVPWALPLILSVVAWRYVFDPAFGPVNQLLRYFGVGNPPDWIVNKDYAYAAMVVIETWLAYPFIMTVVIGALANVPRAAYEAAYIDGAGRWDIFTKITLPLIKRPLIYASVMTAAASLQFFLVAFLWNFIQLYDRFILAYGYYWAFGSPFREYGLAAAVLTVSALFISVFMLAAIRLTGLLKGAYES, from the coding sequence ATGAGGCCTCTGTGGCTAATACTCCCGGGTCTTTTTCTCTTCCTCCTCTTCAATTTGTGGCCTATAGTCTACTCAGTGTACATCTCTTTTACAGATGCCAACATTAGAAATTTCCCCACTCCGCCTCCTTGGGCCCCCGAGGAGTTAAAACAGGCGAGGCCGCCCCCTGACTACGTCGGCCTTAAAAATTACGTCTCTATCTTCGCCGGGCCAGCCGCCTCAGGCTTTTTTAACGCCTTTCTCTGGACTCTCATTTTCGTCGCAGTGTCTGTCCCCGCCAAGGTGGCCGTGGGCACGTTGGTGGGATTGCTCATGTCTTCTGAAAAGGTGTTGGGCAAGTCGATTATGAGGGCGTTTTTGGTAGTGCCGTGGGCCCTCCCGCTTATACTCTCGGTGGTTGCGTGGCGCTACGTCTTTGACCCCGCGTTTGGGCCTGTCAACCAGTTGTTGCGCTACTTCGGCGTAGGAAATCCGCCCGACTGGATAGTGAATAAGGACTACGCCTACGCCGCAATGGTGGTGATAGAGACTTGGCTTGCGTATCCCTTCATAATGACCGTGGTCATCGGCGCCTTGGCCAACGTGCCTAGGGCTGCGTACGAGGCGGCTTATATAGATGGGGCGGGGAGGTGGGACATATTCACGAAGATCACTCTTCCGCTGATTAAGAGGCCGCTAATCTACGCCTCGGTGATGACCGCCGCGGCGTCGCTACAGTTCTTCCTCGTGGCCTTTCTCTGGAACTTTATCCAGCTATACGACCGCTTCATCCTCGCCTATGGGTACTACTGGGCCTTTGGGTCGCCTTTCCGCGAGTACGGGCTGGCGGCCGCCGTGCTCACAGTCTCCGCGCTTTTCATATCCGTGTTTATGCTTGCGGCGATTAGGCTGACTGGCTTGTTAAAGGGGGCCTATGAGAGCTAG
- a CDS encoding sugar ABC transporter permease gives MRASVFQTAVAAAATFLLFYPVLQIVLLSFNKLPYFRIGGDFVPTLEAFQWVLSQPDFWRGLLNSLIVSSLTVVIVVALALPGAYAFSRYKFRGRDSLLSFYVVFTQVAGGLGIAGLIALFGIVSALGLRNNLVALALIYAAGGIPYHTWLMKTYMDTIPRSAEEAAFIDGASTNTVLLRIVLPMMMPAIAVTSILSFIGAWGELIMANLFLSGENRTLILWIYSLLSNVYSVQWNRFAAAALLYAIPPVALYVALQRFLRRGLAFIY, from the coding sequence ATGAGAGCTAGCGTGTTTCAAACCGCCGTGGCCGCGGCGGCCACCTTCCTCCTATTCTACCCAGTGTTACAGATCGTGCTCTTGTCTTTTAATAAACTGCCCTACTTCCGGATAGGGGGCGACTTTGTGCCCACGCTCGAGGCCTTTCAGTGGGTTCTATCCCAGCCCGACTTTTGGAGGGGACTTTTGAACAGCCTCATAGTGTCCTCTCTCACCGTGGTAATAGTCGTGGCCTTGGCTCTGCCGGGGGCCTACGCCTTTAGCCGCTACAAGTTTAGAGGCCGGGACTCGCTACTGTCCTTCTACGTGGTATTTACCCAGGTGGCCGGCGGGCTCGGCATCGCCGGGCTAATTGCCCTATTCGGCATCGTCTCCGCGCTGGGGCTTAGAAACAACTTGGTTGCCCTAGCCCTGATATATGCGGCGGGGGGTATCCCATACCACACGTGGCTTATGAAGACTTACATGGACACCATTCCCAGATCGGCGGAGGAGGCGGCGTTTATAGACGGCGCAAGCACCAATACCGTGCTCCTCCGCATCGTATTGCCAATGATGATGCCGGCCATCGCCGTGACTTCTATACTGAGCTTCATCGGCGCCTGGGGAGAGCTCATAATGGCGAACCTATTCCTATCAGGCGAAAATAGGACTCTAATCCTCTGGATATACTCCCTGCTGTCCAACGTGTACTCAGTACAGTGGAACCGCTTTGCCGCCGCGGCCCTGCTATACGCCATACCCCCAGTGGCTCTATACGTGGCACTTCAGCGATTCCTCCGCAGAGGACTCGCCTTTATATACTAG
- a CDS encoding NAD(P)/FAD-dependent oxidoreductase, whose product MPHRVVVVGGGIAGLYFTYRLLSAAREVEVVLVDPKDYHEFIVGVPMAVAGLVEFKDLLFPFRQLTKAKFVKARVAAIDERCARPAEGSGPICGDYLVLAPGALHIGSAQYWSVEGSAAIAQAAAGAKAVRFIVNELTPVAGFQELAYAIKSRWPEKEVSIHVVYIGEDYRSFMEVGKRWAQEIGLEMSDEPPPWRPDELYIKVPAARPHPLAAGLEVDPTTFETQYERVYLIGDSSLLKLGLPPIGWGALWQAATLAKAIAKELESGVFEVEAESWLAEGDKEKFLQWMVYRMTSGTPVIHLKGLYDLWRGQVWRFLSA is encoded by the coding sequence GTGCCGCATAGAGTGGTGGTAGTTGGAGGAGGCATCGCTGGGCTCTACTTCACATATAGACTGCTCTCGGCGGCGAGGGAGGTAGAAGTAGTCTTAGTAGACCCCAAGGACTACCACGAGTTCATCGTGGGAGTGCCCATGGCGGTGGCTGGGCTCGTGGAGTTTAAAGACCTCCTCTTTCCCTTCCGCCAGTTGACCAAGGCGAAGTTCGTCAAGGCAAGAGTTGCGGCGATTGACGAGAGATGTGCAAGGCCGGCCGAGGGCAGTGGGCCCATATGCGGCGACTACCTAGTCTTGGCGCCAGGCGCCCTACACATAGGCAGCGCGCAGTACTGGTCAGTGGAGGGCAGCGCAGCCATAGCTCAAGCCGCCGCCGGCGCCAAGGCCGTCCGCTTCATAGTGAACGAGCTGACGCCGGTTGCGGGATTCCAGGAGCTGGCATATGCCATTAAGTCTAGGTGGCCGGAGAAGGAGGTGTCAATTCACGTAGTCTACATTGGCGAAGATTACCGCTCCTTCATGGAGGTGGGAAAGAGGTGGGCGCAAGAGATTGGACTCGAGATGTCGGACGAGCCGCCGCCGTGGCGCCCCGACGAGTTGTACATAAAAGTGCCCGCGGCGAGGCCCCACCCCCTCGCCGCGGGGCTTGAGGTAGATCCAACCACCTTTGAGACTCAGTACGAGCGCGTATACCTCATCGGCGACTCTTCGCTTCTAAAGCTGGGTCTGCCTCCCATTGGGTGGGGGGCCCTTTGGCAAGCCGCCACGCTGGCCAAGGCAATAGCCAAGGAGTTGGAGAGCGGAGTCTTCGAGGTGGAGGCCGAGAGTTGGCTGGCGGAGGGCGACAAAGAGAAGTTCCTGCAGTGGATGGTCTACCGCATGACCTCTGGCACCCCCGTGATTCACTTAAAGGGGCTGTACGACCTCTGGCGTGGGCAAGTCTGGCGCTTTCTCTCAGCCTAG
- a CDS encoding DNA-directed RNA polymerase subunit P produces the protein MAEERKLYVCMRCGRTFSKSEMEILPGIRCPYCNFKIIMKVRSPMVKRIPAI, from the coding sequence GTGGCGGAGGAGAGGAAGCTCTACGTGTGTATGAGATGCGGCCGGACGTTTTCAAAGTCTGAGATGGAGATTCTCCCCGGCATAAGGTGCCCCTACTGCAACTTCAAGATAATTATGAAGGTCAGAAGCCCAATGGTCAAGCGCATACCCGCCATCTAA
- a CDS encoding nicotinamide-nucleotide adenylyltransferase yields MRALFVGRFQPLHWGHVKVVEWLLTHYDEVVIALGSADKALTFENPFTPGERLEMFRRHFGPNCRLLFCTVPDTGGSSSLWGAYVRHWCPPYQVAYSNNPYVAAALEYWGVEVRAHPHHEGYSATEVRRLMAQGDPRWKELVPSAVAEYIEEIGGVARVQHLYRAANR; encoded by the coding sequence ATGCGGGCCCTCTTCGTAGGACGTTTCCAGCCGTTGCACTGGGGGCATGTAAAAGTGGTGGAGTGGCTCCTCACGCACTACGACGAGGTAGTAATAGCGCTGGGGTCGGCAGACAAGGCCCTCACATTTGAAAACCCCTTTACCCCCGGCGAGAGGCTTGAGATGTTCAGGCGGCACTTTGGCCCAAACTGCCGCCTCCTCTTTTGCACAGTGCCCGACACAGGCGGCTCCTCAAGCCTATGGGGTGCATATGTCCGCCACTGGTGTCCCCCCTACCAAGTGGCCTACTCCAACAACCCCTACGTCGCTGCCGCGCTTGAGTACTGGGGGGTAGAGGTGAGGGCTCACCCACACCACGAGGGCTACTCAGCCACGGAGGTAAGGCGCCTAATGGCGCAGGGAGATCCCCGGTGGAAGGAGCTTGTCCCAAGCGCAGTGGCCGAGTACATCGAGGAGATAGGCGGCGTCGCTAGAGTTCAACATTTATATAGGGCGGCAAACAGGTAG
- a CDS encoding agmatinase family protein — protein sequence MLKSVCREGDVKLFGAPMEDTVSFRPGTRFAPQKIRSILPYLEYTTVLGNVAKPLCDLGDVELLHGAPGENVSRIEAFIRKTTPPFIMLGGEHTATLAALRALRPDVYVHIDAHFDLRDEWPPGQKLSHATFARRAHEELGFYALYIGVRAYDDEEYKYAKEAGFYVVEGSDFTRSEVADAVATASGRVYLSLDIDVLDPSEAPGVGTPEAGGLSFRKLELLLADLMLSLKPVAVDVMEYSPPFDVSDITAAKVVRILMHISSLL from the coding sequence ATGCTTAAGAGCGTCTGCCGCGAGGGAGACGTAAAGCTGTTCGGCGCGCCGATGGAGGACACCGTCAGCTTTAGGCCGGGCACTCGCTTTGCTCCACAGAAAATACGGAGCATTCTGCCGTATCTAGAGTACACGACTGTCCTCGGCAACGTGGCAAAGCCGCTCTGCGACCTCGGCGACGTGGAGCTACTGCACGGGGCGCCCGGCGAAAACGTGTCGCGGATAGAGGCCTTCATTAGGAAGACTACGCCGCCCTTTATAATGCTGGGTGGCGAACACACGGCTACGCTTGCCGCACTGAGGGCGCTGAGGCCCGACGTGTATGTCCACATAGATGCCCACTTCGACCTCCGCGACGAGTGGCCGCCTGGGCAAAAGCTATCCCACGCCACTTTTGCAAGAAGGGCGCACGAGGAGTTGGGCTTCTACGCCTTGTACATAGGGGTCAGGGCATACGACGACGAGGAGTACAAATACGCAAAAGAGGCAGGCTTCTACGTGGTAGAGGGGTCAGACTTCACGAGGTCCGAGGTGGCAGACGCCGTGGCAACTGCCTCGGGGAGAGTGTACTTAAGCCTAGACATAGACGTCTTAGACCCCTCCGAGGCGCCAGGCGTGGGGACGCCGGAGGCCGGCGGCCTCTCCTTTAGAAAACTGGAGCTCCTACTGGCCGACTTAATGCTCTCTTTAAAGCCCGTGGCCGTAGATGTCATGGAGTACAGCCCCCCGTTCGACGTCTCCGACATAACTGCGGCGAAGGTGGTGAGGATACTAATGCACATTTCTTCTCTGCTTTAG
- a CDS encoding cation diffusion facilitator family transporter: MSPSTRLWLASLYLFIMGTISLAYSLAELLLGVVYQSLLVTSDALHGFLDSAIAYVSGFGLYFASRRSRPFPWDYYRVESLLTLLSVIAVVGFYTYLLASSIKLDGEPTPLWMTLLLLASGAVTALMYLWEKHNYRVLKLDILQADATHAKVDTFLSIFSAAAVVVSNLFHLYIAETAAVVAIFGYVLYEFLRLAREATYGILGALYRDEELEEKIRDALGELGRPIDVKIRRAGSFLVVYSLVAVSPDMTIGRLHVLRTRAIRAISKLHPLIVHVDIKIVPRKRRHA, from the coding sequence GTGTCGCCGTCGACCCGACTATGGCTTGCCTCTCTCTACCTCTTCATCATGGGGACGATATCCCTCGCATACTCCTTGGCGGAGCTCCTCCTCGGCGTAGTGTACCAAAGCCTCCTAGTCACAAGCGATGCACTCCACGGATTTCTGGACAGCGCCATCGCGTACGTCAGCGGATTCGGCCTCTACTTTGCGTCAAGGCGCTCTAGGCCATTCCCATGGGACTACTACCGCGTAGAGAGCCTGCTGACGTTGCTCTCTGTAATAGCCGTGGTGGGCTTCTACACCTACCTACTGGCATCCTCTATAAAGCTGGACGGGGAGCCCACGCCCCTATGGATGACGCTTCTGTTGCTGGCCAGCGGCGCAGTGACGGCGTTGATGTACCTCTGGGAAAAGCACAACTACCGCGTGTTGAAGCTGGACATACTCCAGGCAGATGCCACACACGCCAAGGTTGACACATTCCTCTCCATTTTCTCCGCCGCGGCCGTTGTTGTGAGTAACTTGTTCCACTTATACATCGCGGAGACGGCGGCTGTGGTGGCGATATTCGGATACGTGCTCTACGAGTTCCTGCGCTTGGCCAGAGAGGCCACTTACGGAATCCTGGGCGCATTGTACAGAGACGAGGAGCTCGAGGAAAAGATCAGAGATGCACTCGGCGAGCTGGGCCGCCCCATCGACGTAAAAATTAGGAGGGCTGGGAGCTTCCTAGTTGTGTATTCCCTCGTGGCGGTGAGCCCCGACATGACCATCGGCCGTCTACACGTCTTGAGGACCAGGGCCATAAGGGCAATTTCAAAGCTCCACCCCCTCATAGTGCATGTTGATATAAAAATTGTCCCTAGGAAGAGGCGCCATGCTTAA